A portion of the Plasmodium gaboni strain SY75 chromosome 5, whole genome shotgun sequence genome contains these proteins:
- a CDS encoding putative histone deacetylase — protein sequence MKHMILWYIYLYLYIFYFIFFEIYFVKNKNLNILKSNIFLLTCINKNKHIFFYILRKNKKENNNIYHMKKSVDIYIEKFIYTDLYKEYKKIKYNNYDIFCKDIETDVNETSLHPNFLSTIQLQINKYAKKSLNEIRFKTIFSEQKIFSTSSKNPPYVFHPIYSNVNSKNNSKNSSKNSSNISCYNDHVYFDQRFKIKKYENIFMYLNKEKIYDTNYYIPVWNIQNIISSLFNIHDKSFIYNMLNIIIEKKEINMFQLNLSSELISRFLIEINGSLLSSLLSLKYKMSIHIGGGNHHSKKGRGDGFCIFNDIAICIHFLLSNNIIKNVIVLDVDVHQGDGTAEIFHNVSNVKTISIHCKDNYPHIKKKSYIDIELNSYIEDNEYLSIYENIFKIIKNILLPDTIIFYIAGVDISKDDDLGLLNISDEAIYKRDFLTYRMAIQNNIPIVTLLSGGYNQCQHVLTQKHILTFKAAKDAWNTMKKE from the exons ATGAAGCATATGATATTatggtatatatatttatatttatatatattttattttattttttttgaaatatattttgtgaagaataaaaatttgaatatattaaagagtaatattttccttttaacatgtataaataaaaataaacatatttttttttatatattaagaaagaataagaaagaaaataataatatttatcatatgaAAAAATCTGTAGACATTTATATtgaaaaatttatatatacagatttatataaagaatataaaaaaataaaatataataattacGATATATTTTGTAAGGATATAGAAACAGATGTAAATGAAACATCCTTACATCCAAACTTTCTATCAACAATACaattacaaataaataaatatgcAAAAAAAAGTCTGAACGAAATAAGATTTAAAACAATTTTTTCTgaacaaaaaattttttcCACATCTTCAAAAAATCCTCCTTATGTTTTTCATCCCATATATTCTAATGTAAatagtaaaaataatagtaaaAATAGTAGTAAAAATAGTAGTAATATTTCTTGTTATAATGACCATGTTTATTTTGATCAGCgatttaaaattaaaaaatatgaaaatatattcatgtatttaaataaagaaaaaatatatgatacTAATTATTATATCCCTGTATGgaatatacaaaatataatatcttctttatttaatatacatGATAAAAgctttatttataatatgcttaatattataatagaaaaaaaagaaataaatatgtttcAATTAAACTTATCTTCTGAATTAATCTCTCGTTTCTTAATAGAAATTAATGGGtctttattatcatctttactttctttaaaatataaaatgtcTATACATATAGGAGGAGGAAATCATCATTCCAAAAAAGGAAGAGGTGATGgattttgtatatttaatgaTATTGCTATAtgtattcattttttattatctaataatattataaaaaatgttattgTCTTAGATGTAGATGTTCATCAAGGTGATGGAACGGCAGAAATTTTTCATAACGTATCAAATGTAAAAACTATTAGTATACATTGTAAAGATAATTATCCtcatattaaaaaaaaatcatatattgatatagaattaaattcatatatagaagataatgaatatctttctatatatgaaaacatttttaaaattattaaaaatattctcTTACCAGATACTATCATCTTTTATATAGCAGGAGTAGACATAAGTAAAGATGATGATCTAGGTCTTCTTAACATATCTGATGAGGCAATCTATAAAAGAGATTTCTTAACATATCGAATGGcaatacaaaataatataccTATTGTTACACTTCTCTCAGGGGGGTATAACCAATGCCAACACGTACTAACACAAAAGCACATCCTAACATTTAA GGCAGCAAAGGATGCGTGGAATACAATGAAAAAAGAATGA
- a CDS encoding putative GTPase-activating protein yields MFNNDIIKEKDNYKQKISALYKNETEDIKAYNHYDMKEEEEEEKISGKKKPSIKIFGSPALHGLNSQLNNNSQTDLYYNFDSFLKRDKEKIQDDKLNYSVGRETIEDYTMPTLVESNKSETEEYGKCYLYNKYDIYKSYKNDLIRNDNDLDYKGIMSSSKLKDDNVEDDDNNHTYDNQYDDDYDNKCDYNYDDNYGDDYGDNYDDHYNNQCDYNYDDNYENQCDYNCDDPFEEEKYSTYCDKGYLRSFLKNAIVRPNLQTFLGKKIISFLNEKERDIFSLTCKILFFEVYSLNNLKTLYKYQFISDEKRSFIWKAILLEENTYISEEYYKELKNRKSMYDKTIEKDINRTFPNNPHFINKNMNMQNKLLDILKVCSLYYERIGYCQGMNYIAGILLLVFRKNIDTIRCFISMLKNYNIKGMFSYNFPQLKKIIYQLNILIKAYIPKLFYYFRRKKIKIDFFCVNWFLTLFSQDLSFENTLKLWDLFFLFGIKILMKFTLILLYYHENNIIHLSYDEALTYLKTITKSPFINYLFQENNFFSYLKKFKITNRMLTQIILLKKNHQKINLLVKENNGKLKCSIQIKQNNKHTLTSKIKERFRNFFNFDDTYVDYINYFYRQNGDTNSNKRDDNIKNDNTKNENTKNGNEKNDNEKNGNKNDDDDDADTNNNLSYNHFSNNHFYYRNFFQHFNCGNIFKNPNYSNEIVLTNTTCLSVHFNSNILCNSKNLNNKNTNESLEDIKENDHTKNSSNFFLETNTYYDLNLTKSSDPNNFKK; encoded by the coding sequence ATGtttaataatgatataataaaagaaaaggataattataaacaaaaaattagtgcattatataaaaatgaaacaGAGGATATCAAAGCATATAATCATTATGATATGAAAGAAGAAGaggaagaagaaaaaataagtggaaaaaaaaaacctTCTATTAAAATTTTCGGTAGCCCAGCTTTACATGGGTTAAATTCACAacttaataataatagtcaaacagatttatattataattttgataGTTTTTTAAAGAGAGACAAAGAAAAGATTCAAGatgataaattaaattattctGTTGGAAGAGAAACTATTGAAGATTATACAATGCCAACCCTTGTTGAAAGTAATAAATCAGAAACGGAGGAATATGGAAAATGctatttatataataagtatgatatatataaatcatataaaaatgatttaataAGAAATGACAATGACTTGGATTATAAGGGTATCATGAGTTCATCAAAATTAAAGGATGATAATGTTgaagatgatgataataatcATACTTATGACAATCAATATGATGATgattatgataataaatgtgattataattatgatgataattatgGTGATGATTATGGTgataattatgatgatcattataataatcagtgtgattataattatgatgataattatgAGAACCAATGTGATTATAATTGTGATGATCCCTTTGAGGAAGAGAAATATTCCACCTACTGTGATAAAGGATATCTAAGAAGCTTCTTAAAAAACGCAATTGTGAGACCCAACTTACAAACTTTTTtaggaaaaaaaattatttcctttttaaacgaaaaagaaagagatatattttctttaacatgcaaaatattattttttgaagTATATTCTttgaataatttaaaaacGTTATATAAGTATCAATTTATAAGTGACGAAAAAAGAAGCTTTATATGGAAAGCGATACTTTTAGAAGAGAATACTTACATAAGTgaagaatattataaagaattaaaGAATAGAAAAAGTATGTATGATAAAACAATAGAAAAAGACATTAATAGAACATTTCCAAATAATCCgcattttataaataaaaatatgaatatgcaaaataaattattagatatattaaaagtatgttcattatattatgaacGTATAGGATATTGTCAAGGAATGAATTATATTGCTggtatattattattagtttttagaaaaaatatagatacAATACGTTGTTTTATATCtatgttaaaaaattataatataaaaggaatgttctcatataattttccacaattaaaaaaaataatttatcaattaaatatattaataaaagCATATATACCTaaacttttttattattttagaaggaaaaaaataaaaatcgATTTTTTTTGTGTGAACTGGTTTTTGACTTTATTTTCTCAAGATTTAAGTTTTGAAAATACATTAAAATTATGggatttattttttttatttggaataaaaatattaatgaaattcacattaattcttttatattatcatgaaaataatattatacatttatCTTATGATGAAGCAttaacatatttaaaaacTATAACCAAATCAccttttattaattatctttttcaagaaaataatttcttttcatatttaaaaaaattcaaaataaCAAATAGAATGCTCACACAAATAATTctcttaaaaaaaaatcatcaaaaaattaatttacTTGTCAAAGAAAATAATGGAAAACTCAAATGTTCAATTCaaattaaacaaaataataaacatacATTAACATCCAAAATAAAGGAAAGATTtagaaatttttttaacttTGATGACACTTATGTtgattatattaattatttttacagGCAAAATGGTGATACTAATAGTAACAAAAGAGATGACAACATAAAAAATGACAACacaaaaaatgaaaacacaaaaaatggcaatgaaaaaaatgacaaCGAAAAAAATGGcaataaaaatgatgatgatgatgatgcTGATACAAATAACAACCTCTCTTATAATCATTTTTCGAATAACCATTTCTACTATcgaaatttttttcaacattttaattgtggaaatatttttaagaatCCAAATTATTCAAATGAAATAGTTCTTACTAACACTACATGTTTAAGTGTTCATTTtaattcaaatattttatgtaattcaaaaaatttaaaCAATAAAAACACAAATGAATCATTAgaagatataaaagaaaatgatcATACGAAAAATTCATCAAATTTCTTTTTAGAGACAAATACATATTATGACTTAAATTTGACAAAATCTTCAGATccaaataattttaaaaaataa
- a CDS encoding 60S ribosomal protein L4, which yields MATIRPVANVYSTNGKNVVGEVEIPVVFQTPIRNDLIQSVYTNMSKNRRHPYAVKLGAGYETSAESWGTGRAVARIPRVPGGGTHRAGQAAFGNMCRGGGMFNPTKIWRRWGRKVNLKEKRYAVCSSIAASGVTSLVLARGHRISHLKEVPLVVSNDIESLTKTKEAVNFLVSLGLKDEVNRLVKSKKIRAGKGKMRNRKYKIRNGPLIIYDNDNGVKKAFRNIPGVDLCKVTKLNLLKLAPGGSIGRLCIWSESAFKKLDVIYGKIHDKKVTKKNYILPKSIVHNPDIYRIIHSDKVQASLLARKKPCKKRLQNKNSLTNFAVRCRLNPAYKLLRSLAVLRMRKSILEKSKNKKEKRVQKNIQKKELQKINNDYYKGVAKAVKKKKKREEKKAKSKKTENQTVVNVAAEE from the coding sequence atggCTACCATAAGACCTGTTGCAAATGTTTATAGTACAAATGGAAAGAACGTCGTTGGCGAAGTAGAAATACCAGTAGTTTTTCAAACGCCAATCAGAAATGATTTAATACAAAGCgtatatacaaatatgtCAAAAAACAGAAGGCATCCATATGCTGTTAAATTAGGTGCTGGATATGAAACATCGGCTGAATCATGGGGTACTGGTAGAGCAGTAGCAAGAATTCCAAGAGTTCCAGGTGGAGGTACTCATAGAGCTGGACAGGCTGCTTTTGGAAATATGTGTAGAGGTGGAGGTATGTTTAACCCAACTAAAATATGGAGAAGATGGGGAAGGAAAGTTAATttgaaagaaaaaagatATGCCGTATGTTCATCTATTGCAGCTAGTGGTGTAACATCATTAGTTTTGGCAAGAGGTCATCGTATATCTCACCTTAAGGAGGTTCCATTAGTTGTTAGCAATGATATTGAATCTCTTACTAAAACAAAAGAAGCTGTGAACTTTTTAGTTAGTCTTGGATTAAAAGATGAAGTTAATAGATTAGTAAAATCCAAAAAAATTAGAGCAGGAAAAGGTAAAATGAGAAAcagaaaatataaaattagaAATGGTCctcttattatttatgataatgataatgGTGTAAAGAAAGCTTTTAGAAATATTCCTGGAGTTGATTTATGTAAAGTTActaaattaaatttattaaaattagCTCCTGGTGGATCTATAGGTAGATTGTGTATATGGAGTGAAAGTgcttttaaaaaattagatgttatatatggaaagatacatgataaaaaagtaactaagaaaaattatattttaccAAAATCTATTGTACACAATCCTGATATCTATAGAATTATACACAGCGACAAAGTACAAGCAAGCTTATTAGCTAGAAAGAAACCATGCAAGAAGAGATTACAAAACAAGAACTCATTAACCAACTTTGCTGTTAGATGTAGACTTAACCCAGCCTACAAATTATTAAGATCATTGGCTGTTCTTAGGATGAGAAAGAGCATCCTTgaaaaatcaaaaaataaaaaggaaaaaagagttcagaaaaatatacaaaagaaagaactacaaaaaattaacaatGACTACTATAAGGGTGTAGCTAAAGCAGTtaagaaaaagaaaaagagAGAAGAGAAAAAGGCTAAATCGAAAAAAACTGAGAACCAAACTGTTGTAAATGTTGCAGCAGAAgaataa
- a CDS encoding putative transcription factor 25, with translation MSSRLLKKFLKEKTKDEIKKINEEEETSSLELIERKKKKNVFTYLMSSESDDSVTSHNTNSDKNDNEGKQNIEHNKLREKQKGNKKKYNNETKNTIQTKHMTDKKDTVEKRLDNYFEISPSVEEKKKKKKKKKKNVDEEISDILNEINKEETKKKKGTNNLNNHIYNNHQRGDNNIEYNKVNVSQDEGNTNFMTNPDNNKSDNKNYCSDYNNEGESIQIQLFTCTHEKYDYSLKLEKNNFDVNIELKRIFGKNFVKKKKYIQKSKIKYLKNWIIQDFTTKIVQAPLSMKYNDNEFKIEKNKLYLNAENLFYLLLDSHDIEAMNDLVKKYPYHIETLLVLAEYYNETRNYEIANNFIKTSILLLQNIFHINFHPNFLNKNFNVFINPYIYDNKCIFKSLYMHMQSLENEACTITALEIAKLLCKIDLANDLCSILLRIDNIILKCNLYDFLLYFSFNFIIQNIQSVIPPHTYAQIITLLIDQENTLPIQHIENNLTTNNTDKINNINIQSNQDKENIQNNEYKEHNINKVNMQPNHDDHHNYLKNNDVSTNKNEASTKNDTTYNTDNEQKEIHINKCDQNDILKNNSIHSSQNCDIFTNQKNKQSIIMNEQTNLYIFNNYEIRLHFILPNFAFAIPMSLYLKINTHLNLEDIKLIKINDIINSFSYEECKYLIPHFNITFNCYKWKEQINYHVNQTSENNKKSNTNQKDIHDIKQNQNNNNNNNNNNNNNNNNNSNNNNNNNNNNNNSKQNYSVSFCAHLFLIRALLQFPSFLKIFLHYNNFKETKIVKQTIYDYLFQDILAAPPFSNTQMFNKQEYEIVQKIISCFLEKNNIYYKSEKIITWLHVLSQEIDEVRKEGYKKIALLDINKYKHVRVGEFKLHNYLLPDFLMEKNRSYNPNVINRASNYYISLNSNLLIAFFQSLLPWYQVDYSGTNSRPVYFSTLLRTTLDNIKHFFNCE, from the exons ATGTCTAGCAGACTGCtgaaaaaatttttaaaagagAAAACAAAAGATgagataaaaaaaattaatgaagaagaagaaaCGTCATCTTTAGAATTAATagaaaggaaaaaaaagaaaaatgttTTCACTTATTTAATGTCATCAGAAAGTGATGACAGTGTAACAAGCCACAATACAAATAgtgataaaaatgataatgaagggaaacaaaatattgagcataataaattaagagagaaacaaaaaggaaataaaaaaaaatataacaatgAAACAAAGAATACTATTCAAACAAAACATATGACTGATAAAAAAGATACAGTTGAAAAACGACttgataattattttgaaataaGCCCAAGTGTGgaagagaaaaaaaagaaaaaaaaaaaaaagaaaaaaaatgtgGATGAAGAAATATCAGATATATTgaatgaaataaataaagaagaaacaaaaaaaaaaaaaggaacaaataatttaaataatcatatatataataatcatcAAAGAGGTGACAACAATATTGAATATAACAAAGTTAATGTTTCACAAGATGAGGGGAATACAAATTTTATGACCAATCcagataataataaaagtgataataaaaattattgtagtgattataataatgaaggAGAATCCATCCAGATTCAACTTTTTACATGCACAcatgaaaaatatgattatagcctaaaattagaaaaaaataattttgatgtgaatatagaattaaaaagaatatttggtaaaaattttgttaaaaaaaaaaagtatattcaaaaaagtaaaataaaatatttgaagAATTGGATAATTCAAGATTTTACAACAAAAATAGTTCAAGCACCTTTATCtatgaaatataatgataatgaatttaaaattgaaaaaaataaattatatttgaatgctgaaaatttattttatttattattagatTCTCATGATATAGAAGCAATGAATGACTtagtaaaaaaatatccATATCATATAGAAACATTACTTGTATTAGctgaatattataatgaaacaagaaattatgaaattgctaataattttattaaaacatctattttattattacaaaatatttttcatattaattttcatcctaattttttaaataaaaattttaatgtttttattaatccatatatatatgataataaatgtatattcaaatcattatatatgcatatgCAATCATTAGAAAATGAAGCATGTACAATCACAGCATTAGAAATTGCAAAGCTATTATGTAAAATTGATCTAGCTAATGATTTATGTAGTATATTATTAAGaattgataatattatcctcaaatgtaatttatatgattttcttttatatttctcctttaattttataatacaaaatattcAATCTGTAATACCTCCTCACACATATGCTCAAATAATAACCTTGTTAATAGATCAAGAAAACACACTTCCTATACAAcatattgaaaataatcTTACTACTAATAATActgataaaataaataacattAACATCCAATCGAATCAAGACAAAGAAAATATTCAAAACAATGAATATAAAgaacataatataaataaagtAAACATGCAACCTAATCATGATGatcatcataattatttgaaGAATAATGATGTGtcaacaaataaaaatgaagcATCTACAAAAAATGATACTACTTATAATACAGATAATGAGCAAAAAgaaatacatataaataaatgtgatcaaaatgatatattaaaaaataattccATACATTCATCACAAAATTGTGATATTTTTACAAATCAAAAAAACAAACAGtctattattatgaatgaacaaacaaatttatatatttttaataactATGAAATTAGATTACATTTCATACTTCCAAATTTTGCTTTTGCTATACCCATgtctttatatttaaaaataaatactCATCTTAATCTTGAAGACATAAAActtattaaaataaatgatataattaATTCATTCTCATATGAAGaatgtaaatatttaattccacattttaatataacTTTTAATTGTTATAAATGGAAGGAGcaaataaattatcatGTAAATCAAACATCTGAAAATAACAAGAAATCGAATACAAATCAAAAAGACATACATgatataaaacaaaatcaaaataataataataacaataataataacaataataataataataataataatagcaataataataacaataataataataataataataatagtaaacaaaattattcaGTTTCGTTCTGTGCACATCTGTTTTTAATTAGAGCACTATTACAGTTCCCTAgctttttaaaaatatttcttcattataataattttaaagaaacaaaaattGTAAAACAAACAATATATGATTACTTATTCCAAGATATATTAGCTGCTCCTCCTTTTTCAAATACACAAATGTTTAACAAGCAAGAATATGAAATTgtacaaaaaattatttcttgctttttagaaaaaaataatatctATTATAAATcagaaaaaattataacatGGCTACATGTGT TATCTCAAGAAATTGACGAGGTAAGAAAGGAGGGATACAAAAAAATTGCCCTAttagatataaataaatataaacatgTTAGAGTTGGAGAATTCAAATTACACAATTATTTACTCCCTGATTTTTTaatggaaaaaaatagaTCATATAATCCAAATGTAATTAACAGGGCatcaaattattatatttctttaaataGTAACTTGTTAATAGCTTTTTTTCAGAGTTTGTTACCTTGGTATCAAGTGGATTATAGTG GTACAAACTCCAGACCTGTCTATTTCTCAACGTTATTAAGAACAACCTTAGATAATATCAAgcatttttttaattgtgaataa
- a CDS encoding rhomboid protease ROM4 — MGSNTEFNPKNAEKKKSSIFSDLEIPKGDVKKKASLFNNMEKKKISIFKKTKGENNEEKRKSSLFSDSQSANNEEQKKKSIFNNNTKMKINIFNNNNEKKNSFSINGDEKKNSFSINNDEKKNSFSINNEKKKNSVYSDLESPKKEEEKRISIFSDLETSTNIDDVSSKKNSQQLLVYGDVKLNKGSLLSPKVHDYGNTTDNMNEINDIKIIVTSDENLHTLPSGAVGRRAPLNPFSSPILGKYRRKNKNAKTKVKDPRLNNNPLIGRLTVCISTTAILFWVFFAEMVFNYNTFNGRCISKVLYPIYTENLVHKRQPFFVFLGYGACEYNLDESASNRHFVGSKASDEGWPGDKVEENPDGRGYANWDSVNSRVYNLLGGLNTNYIRNYGEIYRLFWSMYLHGGFMHILFNVICQIQILWMIEPDWGSIRTALLFFISGVTGNLLSAVCDPCGVTIGSSGSLYGLIGALFTYYIEYWKTIPRPCCVLIFMVLVVMFGIIVGMFGYTDNYAHIGGCLGGLLFGFATITTVSAADKCTLGERMLTSAPFSWFLSNETKELINAKAKDKKIKGENFRKKQLANKVHKNDALHVAMAVMKNRINDEGRPPCRMKLREWIVRITAASTLIIMWIVLFIYLLNEKAYKSYTPMGQIKFSGVHSCYCCQIVKDKFTYINVNDFYWCFTTEEATRYYCNK; from the coding sequence ATGGGATCTAATACAGAGTTTAATCCGAAAAATGCcgagaaaaaaaaaagcagCATATTTAGCGATTTAGAAATTCCAAAAGGGGATGTAAAGAAAAAAGCTAGTTTATTCaataatatggaaaaaaagaaaattagTATATTCAAGAAGACAAAAGgtgaaaataatgaagagAAAAGGAAAAGTAGTCTATTTAGTGATTCTCAATCTGCAAATAAtgaagaacaaaaaaaaaaaagcatattcaataataatactaaaatgaaaatcaatatatttaataataataatgaaaaaaaaaatagcTTTTCAATTAATGGAgatgaaaagaaaaatagcttttcaattaataatgatgaaaagaaaaatagCTTTTCAATTAAtaacgaaaaaaaaaaaaacagtGTATATAGTGATCTAGAATCACCTAAgaaagaagaagaaaaaagaattagCATATTTAGTGACTTAGAAACATCAACTAATATAGATGATGTATCTAGCAAGAAAAATTCACAACAATTATTAGTATATGGAGATgttaaattaaataaaggTTCCTTATTAAGTCCTAAGGTTCATGATTACGGCAATACAACtgataatatgaatgaaataaatgatataaaaataattgtAACAAGTGATGAGAATCTACATACATTACCATCAGGAGCTGTTGGTAGACGTGCTCCTTTGAACCCTTTTTCTTCTCCTATTCTTGGAAAATATAGAAgaaagaataaaaatgCAAAAACAAAAGTAAAAGACCCAAGATTAAATAACAATCCTTTGATAGGAAGATTAACTGTATGTATATCAACAACTGCTATATTGTTTTGGGTATTTTTTGCAGAAATGgtttttaattataatacatttaatGGTAGATGTATATCGAAAGTTTTATATCCTATTTATACTGAAAATTTGGTTCATAAGAGGCAGCcattttttgtatttttagGATATGGTGCATGTGAATACAATTTAGATGAATCTGCATCTAATAGACATTTTGTTGGTTCTAAAGCATCAGATGAAGGATGGCCTGGAGATAAAGTAGAAGAAAATCCAGATGGTAGAGGATATGCAAACTGGGATTCTGTAAATAGTCgtgtatataatttattagGAGGTTTAaatacaaattatataagaaattaTGGTGAGATATATAGATTATTTTGGTCTATGTATTTACATGGTGGATTCATgcatattttatttaatgtaATTTGTCAAATTCAAATTTTATGGATGATTGAACCTGATTGGGGATCTATTAGAACAGctcttttattttttatttctgGTGTAACAGGGAATTTACTATCAGCTGTTTGTGATCCATGTGGTGTTACTATAGGTTCTTCTGGTTCTTTATATGGTTTAATAGGAGcattatttacatattatattgaaTATTGGAAAACAATTCCAAGACCATGTTgtgttttaatttttatggTCCTTGTAGTAATGTTTGGTATAATAGTTGGAATGTTTGGATATACAGATAATTATGCACACATAGGGGGTTGTTTAGGTGGTCTTTTATTTGGATTTGCAACAATAACTACAGTATCAGCTGCTGATAAATGTACCTTAGGAGAAAGAATGCTTACGTCTGCCCCTTTCTCTTGGTTTCTTTCAAATGAAACAAAGGAACTAATAAATGCAAAAGCTAAAGACAAAAAAATCAAAGGAGAAAATTTCAGAAAGAAACAGCTAGCTAATAAAGtacataaaaatgatgCTCTTCATGTAGCTATGGCTGTTATGAAAAATAGAATAAATGATGAAGGTAGACCTCCATGTCGTATGAAATTAAGAGAATGGATAGTACGTATCACTGCTGCATCAAcattaattattatgtggatagttttatttatttatttattaaatgaaaaggcatataaatcatatacCCCAATGGGACAAATAAAATTCTCAGGTGTCCATTCATGTTATTGTTGTCAAATAGTAAAGGATAAATTTACTTACATTAATGTAAATGATTTTTATTGGTGTTTTACAACTGAAGAAGCAACAAGATATTATTGTAATAAGTAA
- a CDS encoding hypothetical protein (conserved Plasmodium protein, unknown function), translated as MSINRINKIILCSRIELKSIDKIDFYAEASNNIVKNFCDYFLPQLKYNNFNILYTFNKPEKNTKEKIVLFTRNGESHIINLSLYKYSHQLYERIIYLDKKFLERH; from the exons atgagtattaatagaataaataaaataatcCTTTGTTCAAGAATTGAACTAAAAAGTATAGATAAAATAGATTTTTATGCGGAGGCGTCTAATAACATAGTTAA GAATTTTTgtgattattttttaccacaattaaaatataacaatttcaatattttatatacttttaataaaccagaaaaaaatacaaaagagaagattgttttatttacaa GAAACGGGGAGTCgcatataataaatttgaGTTTATACAAATACAGCCATCAGTTATATGAAAGAATAATATACTTGGACAAAAAATTTTTAGAAAgacattaa